One genomic segment of Nonomuraea coxensis DSM 45129 includes these proteins:
- the uppS gene encoding polyprenyl diphosphate synthase: MHVSDLLHPLYARRLRRQVSTGPLPRHVGLIIDGNRRWARQKGLPNPSIGHQYGADHIQDVQAWCESLGIRHLTVFLCSTENLQRRGDKEVAFLLRVIEEMVADRLARPGARWRVHVAGLLDMLPDTTARALKNAVEATRDCATGFHLTLAIGYGGRQEVIDALRELLYERAEAGQSMHELAETLTADDLAGHLYTAGQPDPDLVIRTSGEQRMSNFLLWQSAYSELYFCEAYWPAFREIDFLRALRSFAARQRRFGG, from the coding sequence GTGCACGTAAGCGATCTTCTTCATCCCCTGTACGCCCGGCGCCTGCGCCGCCAGGTCTCGACCGGCCCGCTGCCCCGGCACGTCGGTCTCATCATCGACGGCAACCGCCGCTGGGCCAGGCAGAAGGGCCTGCCGAACCCGAGCATCGGCCACCAGTACGGCGCCGACCACATCCAGGACGTGCAGGCGTGGTGCGAGAGCCTCGGCATCAGGCACCTGACGGTGTTCCTGTGCTCGACGGAGAACCTCCAGCGCCGCGGCGACAAGGAGGTCGCCTTCCTGCTGCGGGTGATCGAGGAGATGGTCGCCGACCGGCTCGCCCGCCCCGGCGCCCGCTGGCGGGTCCACGTCGCCGGGCTGCTCGACATGCTCCCCGACACCACCGCCCGCGCGCTGAAGAACGCCGTCGAGGCGACCCGCGACTGCGCCACCGGCTTCCACCTGACGCTGGCCATCGGCTACGGAGGCCGCCAGGAGGTCATCGACGCCCTGCGCGAGCTGCTGTACGAGCGGGCCGAGGCCGGGCAGAGCATGCACGAGCTGGCCGAGACGCTGACCGCCGACGACCTCGCCGGCCACCTCTACACCGCCGGCCAGCCGGACCCCGACCTGGTCATCCGCACCAGCGGCGAGCAGCGCATGTCGAACTTCCTGCTGTGGCAGTCGGCCTACTCCGAGCTGTACTTCTGCGAGGCGTACTGGCCGGCCTTCCGCGAGATCGACTTCCTGCGCGCGCTGCGCAGCTTCGCCGCCCGCCAGCGGCGCTTCGGCGGGTGA
- a CDS encoding small ribosomal subunit Rsm22 family protein, whose product MLPDDLRTALDQALARHSPQELARSVARLTERYRGGASADAVRLLGPSGGPAHVGGPSGEAPHIRGQADVAAYAAYRMPATYEAAALAMRQAAARVPGFEPLSQLDAGGGTGAAIWAAGSVWPSLRQVTVVERDPHVIDLGRRLARAARAAGVRGTAWRQAAVAPGLDRPRADLATMSYALGELPERDRPDVVRWLARDAAMVIVVEPGTPAGYATVAAAREVLLAEGLSVVAPCPHDRACPIEPGRDWCHFSVRLPRTSLHRQVKAGTLSFEDEKFAYVAATARPAPRPAADRVLRHPQKRKGVVSLRLCTDTGGIRDELVSKRQGELYRRARDAGWGDAWGDAGGDAGGDGRPAAVAGEG is encoded by the coding sequence ATGCTGCCCGACGACCTCCGCACCGCCCTGGACCAGGCCCTGGCCCGGCACTCGCCCCAGGAGCTGGCCCGCTCGGTCGCCCGGCTCACCGAGCGCTACCGCGGCGGCGCCTCCGCCGACGCCGTGCGCCTCCTCGGCCCCTCCGGCGGGCCCGCGCACGTCGGCGGCCCCTCCGGTGAGGCGCCGCACATCCGGGGGCAGGCTGACGTGGCCGCCTACGCCGCCTATCGCATGCCGGCCACCTACGAGGCCGCCGCGCTGGCGATGCGGCAGGCGGCGGCCCGGGTCCCGGGCTTCGAGCCGCTCAGCCAGCTCGACGCCGGCGGCGGCACCGGGGCGGCGATCTGGGCGGCCGGGTCCGTCTGGCCGTCGCTGCGCCAGGTCACGGTCGTCGAGCGCGACCCGCACGTCATCGACCTCGGCCGCCGCCTGGCCCGCGCGGCGCGGGCCGCCGGGGTGCGCGGCACCGCGTGGCGGCAGGCCGCCGTCGCGCCCGGCCTCGACCGGCCGCGCGCCGACCTCGCGACCATGTCGTACGCGCTGGGCGAGCTCCCCGAACGGGACCGCCCCGACGTCGTGCGCTGGCTCGCCCGCGACGCCGCCATGGTGATCGTCGTCGAGCCCGGCACGCCCGCCGGCTACGCCACGGTCGCCGCCGCCCGCGAGGTGCTGCTGGCCGAGGGGCTGAGCGTCGTCGCCCCCTGCCCCCACGACCGCGCCTGCCCGATCGAGCCAGGCCGCGACTGGTGCCACTTCTCGGTGCGCCTGCCGAGGACGTCCCTGCACCGCCAGGTCAAGGCGGGCACCCTCAGCTTCGAGGACGAGAAGTTCGCCTACGTCGCCGCCACCGCCCGCCCCGCGCCGCGCCCCGCCGCCGACCGGGTGCTGCGCCATCCGCAGAAGCGCAAGGGCGTGGTGTCGCTGCGCCTGTGCACCGACACGGGCGGCATCCGCGACGAGCTCGTCTCCAAGCGGCAGGGCGAGCTCTACCGCCGGGCCAGGGACGCCGGCTGGGGGGACGCCTGGGGAGACGCCGGCGGGGATGCCGGGGGAGACGGCCGGCCCGCGGCCGTCGCCGGGGAGGGGTGA
- a CDS encoding MmcQ/YjbR family DNA-binding protein: protein MIDDEVAARLREICLALPETQEQPFGGHTAPSFRVRGKLFVMTSEDGRSMTFKAEPGVQEALVGSQPERFFVPPYVGAKGWVGAWLTAGHDWDELDELIRDSYRLVAPRRLAALLDG from the coding sequence ATGATCGACGACGAGGTGGCGGCGCGGCTGCGGGAGATCTGCCTGGCCCTGCCCGAGACGCAGGAGCAGCCGTTCGGCGGGCACACCGCGCCCAGCTTCCGGGTGCGGGGCAAGCTGTTCGTCATGACGAGCGAGGACGGGCGGTCGATGACGTTCAAGGCCGAGCCCGGCGTGCAGGAGGCGCTGGTCGGCTCCCAGCCGGAGCGCTTCTTCGTGCCGCCCTACGTCGGCGCCAAGGGCTGGGTGGGCGCGTGGCTGACGGCCGGGCACGACTGGGACGAGCTCGACGAGCTGATCAGGGACAGCTACCGGCTGGTCGCGCCCAGACGCCTGGCCGCGCTCCTCGACGGCTGA
- a CDS encoding Dps family protein, producing the protein MTTRRPAKATRPKTGSQPWPHMNGVQIQEFGTVRMFPLGLSRDARMYSCGRLNQILADTQILYALYKKHHWLMRGPTFYQLHLLLDKHAGEQVELVDQLAERVQTLGGVAVGDPRHVAEMTVIPRPPNGCEEVPAMLSRLIEAHETILIAAHDAAARAQEMGDDGTNDLLVSEVIRTNELQTWFLIEHLVDTPLVETPES; encoded by the coding sequence ATGACGACCAGACGACCTGCCAAGGCGACCCGGCCCAAGACCGGCAGCCAGCCGTGGCCGCACATGAACGGCGTGCAGATCCAGGAGTTCGGCACCGTGCGGATGTTCCCGCTCGGGCTGTCGCGGGACGCCCGGATGTACTCCTGCGGCCGGCTCAACCAGATCCTGGCCGACACGCAGATCCTCTACGCCCTCTACAAGAAGCACCACTGGCTCATGCGCGGCCCGACCTTCTACCAGCTCCACCTGCTGCTCGACAAGCACGCCGGCGAGCAGGTCGAGCTGGTGGACCAGCTCGCCGAGCGGGTGCAGACCCTCGGCGGCGTCGCCGTCGGCGACCCGCGGCACGTCGCCGAGATGACCGTGATCCCTCGCCCGCCGAACGGCTGCGAGGAGGTGCCGGCCATGCTCTCCCGCCTCATCGAGGCCCACGAGACCATCCTGATCGCCGCCCACGACGCGGCGGCCCGCGCCCAGGAGATGGGCGACGACGGCACCAACGACCTGCTCGTCTCCGAGGTGATCCGGACGAACGAGCTGCAGACGTGGTTCCTCATCGAGCACTTGGTGGACACGCCGCTCGTCGAGACGCCCGAGAGCTGA
- a CDS encoding MFS transporter codes for MTDTMTAPPGQGARLPWAGLLALFTAAFTAVMTELLPAGLLPRMAGALDVTEGRVGFLVTGYAVASTLAAIPLTALVRGLRRRPVLVTALSGFALLNAVTAASSWYPLTFAARLLAGVMGGLLWAMLVGYAARMVPEGRRGRAIAVVSAGITVALCAGLPAGAALAAAFGWRAAFAGLACVAAALVAWVLWKVPDFPGEAAGERAPLRRVAAAPGVRVVLGTTALVLVGHQAVYTYLAPLAELSGAAATSVVLLVFGAGTVAGIWATGAVIDRRPRSALLVVLAAMAAAMPLLGGPGWTPVAAVALWGAAFGGVPTLLQTALVRAAGPGHADVATSMQTTVYNAGIAAGSLTGGLVLESAGAAALPWTALPLLACALAAAAVARRHAFPRRAAGTRD; via the coding sequence ATGACCGACACGATGACCGCCCCTCCGGGGCAGGGCGCCCGCCTGCCGTGGGCGGGCCTGCTGGCCTTGTTCACCGCGGCGTTCACCGCCGTCATGACCGAGCTGCTGCCCGCCGGGCTGCTGCCGCGCATGGCCGGGGCCCTCGACGTGACCGAGGGCCGGGTCGGCTTCCTCGTCACCGGGTACGCGGTGGCCTCCACGCTCGCCGCGATCCCGCTCACCGCCCTGGTGCGCGGGCTGCGGCGGCGGCCCGTGCTGGTCACGGCGCTGAGCGGGTTCGCGCTGCTCAACGCCGTGACCGCGGCCTCCTCGTGGTACCCGCTCACCTTCGCGGCGCGGCTGCTCGCCGGGGTGATGGGCGGGCTCCTGTGGGCCATGCTCGTCGGGTACGCCGCCCGCATGGTCCCCGAAGGGCGGCGCGGACGGGCCATCGCCGTCGTCTCGGCCGGCATCACCGTCGCCCTGTGCGCGGGACTGCCCGCGGGCGCGGCGCTCGCCGCGGCGTTCGGCTGGCGGGCCGCCTTCGCCGGGCTGGCCTGCGTGGCCGCCGCGCTGGTCGCGTGGGTGCTGTGGAAGGTGCCGGACTTCCCCGGCGAGGCGGCGGGGGAGCGGGCGCCGCTGCGGCGGGTGGCGGCGGCGCCCGGCGTGCGCGTCGTCCTCGGCACGACCGCGCTCGTCCTGGTCGGGCACCAGGCCGTCTACACGTACCTGGCGCCGCTCGCCGAGCTGTCGGGGGCGGCGGCGACGAGCGTCGTGCTGCTGGTGTTCGGGGCCGGGACGGTCGCCGGGATCTGGGCCACCGGCGCGGTGATCGACCGGCGGCCACGCTCGGCGCTGCTCGTGGTCCTGGCCGCGATGGCCGCCGCCATGCCGCTGCTGGGCGGGCCGGGCTGGACGCCGGTGGCCGCGGTGGCGTTGTGGGGGGCCGCGTTCGGCGGGGTGCCGACGCTGCTGCAGACGGCGCTGGTGCGTGCCGCGGGGCCCGGCCACGCCGACGTCGCCACCTCCATGCAGACCACCGTCTACAACGCCGGCATCGCCGCCGGCTCGCTGACCGGCGGCCTCGTGCTGGAGTCCGCCGGCGCGGCGGCGCTGCCGTGGACCGCGCTCCCGCTGCTGGCCTGCGCCCTGGCGGCCGCCGCCGTGGCCCGGCGGCACGCGTTCCCCCGGCGGGCCGCCGGGACGCGGGATTGA
- a CDS encoding MerR family transcriptional regulator — MRIGELSRRTGVPARMLRYYEEQDLLRPDRAANGYRVYPEAAVHRVQQVRGLLDSGLTTDIIRRVIPFLDRPDDIHLHPDCLTPELADLLRSEAARIQQRVECMSRNRDRILAYLAAVEAAKRTAASGEAGS; from the coding sequence ATGAGGATCGGGGAGCTGTCGCGCCGCACGGGCGTGCCGGCCCGGATGCTGCGGTACTACGAGGAGCAGGACCTGCTGCGCCCGGACCGGGCGGCCAACGGCTACCGCGTCTATCCGGAGGCGGCGGTGCACCGGGTCCAGCAGGTCCGGGGGCTGCTCGACTCGGGGCTGACCACGGACATCATCCGGCGCGTCATCCCGTTCCTGGACCGGCCCGACGACATCCACCTCCATCCCGACTGCCTCACGCCCGAGCTGGCCGACCTGCTCAGGTCGGAGGCGGCCCGCATCCAGCAGCGGGTGGAGTGCATGTCCCGCAACCGGGACCGCATCCTCGCCTACCTGGCGGCGGTCGAGGCCGCGAAGCGGACGGCGGCGTCGGGGGAGGCCGGGAGTTGA
- a CDS encoding GNAT family N-acetyltransferase, with protein MIAFTGHTVVFADLPPSWVRERLPAGDLSAPVSPPFLLELGLRTGRSAGNLDLLAVAGPLPGPPPLALEEVTGTGHPRVERALAYRDEVRVWTCAGGLLTVGRGVAGRWEAAVEVEPGHRGRGLGRLLATAARHLAPRPLWAQVAPGNAASVRAFLAAGYAPTGSEVLLVPGENGV; from the coding sequence GTGATCGCCTTCACCGGGCACACGGTCGTCTTCGCCGACCTGCCGCCCTCCTGGGTGCGCGAGCGGCTGCCCGCCGGCGACCTCTCGGCCCCGGTGAGCCCGCCGTTCCTGCTGGAGCTGGGCCTGCGGACCGGGCGGAGCGCCGGGAACCTCGACCTGCTCGCCGTGGCGGGCCCGCTTCCCGGGCCGCCGCCGCTCGCGCTGGAGGAGGTGACCGGGACCGGGCACCCCCGGGTGGAGCGGGCGCTGGCCTACCGGGACGAGGTGCGCGTCTGGACGTGCGCGGGCGGCCTGCTGACCGTGGGGCGGGGCGTGGCCGGCCGCTGGGAGGCCGCCGTCGAGGTGGAGCCGGGGCACCGGGGCCGGGGGCTGGGCCGGCTGCTCGCCACGGCCGCCCGCCACCTGGCGCCCCGGCCGCTGTGGGCGCAGGTCGCGCCCGGCAACGCGGCGAGCGTGCGCGCCTTCCTCGCGGCCGGGTACGCCCCGACCGGGTCGGAGGTCCTGCTGGTCCCCGGCGAGAACGGCGTCTGA